The DNA window TTTCTTCATTCAAAAAGATAATGCTTTGATCGAAGGAATTGGTGACCATAAAGAAGAAGGTTCACAAAGTAAATACGCTGATGAAAAGAAGATCACTTATAAAGATGGTCCAAAAATGGAAACAGCAGATTGCTCTATTGTCTCAAAAGGATTAAAATAAAATATTTTTCGTTATTATTCATACAGTAATGAAATATTTCAGCATAGTATTTGCTATACAAGAACTTCATTCATAGGAATCATAACTAAATACAATTTATGCAGAGTTTACTATTCAGTCCGTTTTCAAAAAAAGAATTTATTGAAGATTTAAGGAAAACATTTCCTCAATATAAAATTCAGACAAGTTTTGGAGCATTACAGGTGCGTACCAGTGGTTTTACAATTACAGGAAATGTAAAAATAAATGCCAATCCCGAAACAGGTATGGTAACTACACAAACCAATAACGACATGCCTATTGTTTATTTAATATTCCAATTTCCGATTGCTATTTATATCAGAATGAAAAAAGATAAGATCAAACGTCTTGAAGATGAAGTTGTTGAAGGCATAAAAAAAATACTTCAACCACATCCGCAGGATTAACCTCTTGTATAAAGAAATAAAAAAAACAGCTTTTAAAAGGCTGTTTTTTTATTTATAATTCTTAGTTGTTTTTAATAGTTTCTATAAAATCATCTACCCCTTTATCAGAAGTATTCCAGGAGGTTATTAACCGTATAGCAGAAGATTGATCATCTATTTTTTTCCACACATAAAATTCAAATTTCTCCGCCAGGATCTCAATCAGATCATTATTTAAAACAGGAAATATCTGATTGGTATACGAATCAGAAAGAAAAGAAGCTCCCCTTTCCTGTAAAGCATTTTTTATTTTCATAGCCTGCTGATTAGCATGTTTCGCCAGATCAAAATAAAGATCATTTTTCATCAGTTCTAAAAACTGAATTCCAAGAAGTCTTCCTTTAGCCAACATGGCTCCTTTTTGTTTAATGCTAAAACCAAAATTCTCATTAAGAACAGGGTTATTGATCACAATCGCCTCTCCTATTAATGCTCCATTTTTAGTTCCACCTAAATAGAAAATATCAGTTAGTTCTGCTATTTTTTCTAAAGTCAGATCACTAGTCTCAGCTGTTAAACCATGACCTAATCTTGCCCCATCCATGAACAGATATAAGTTATTCTGCTTACAAAAACTGGAAAGATCTTCCAGTTCCTTCCTATTATAGGTTGTTCCTAATTCAGTAGAATTTGAAATATAAACCAGCTTAGGCATCACCTGATGCGGAACATTGCTATGTCCTTCCAATACAGGAATAATATCTGATGGTCTTAATTTACCATCTTCAGTATCAATACTTAAGATCTTATGCCCCGTTGCCTCAATAGCACCAGCTTCATTATTTAATATATGTCCGGTAGCAGCAGAAATAGCCGCTTGATAAGGTCTTAAAATCGAAGAAATAACAATCAGGTTTGCTTGTGTTCCTCCAGAAACAAAATAAATTTCAGAATCTTTACGGCCTATCTTTTCTCTGATCAATTCTTTAGCTTCTAAACAATATCTATCCTCTCCATAGCCAGCTTCCTGTTCAAGGTTAGATTGTAAAAGTGCTTGTAATATATTAGGGTGACACCCCTCTGAGTAATCGTTTTTAAAAGAAAATTTCATAAGACAAAATTAAAAAAACTTAAAGGAACAAGCATAAAATTTTCACAAAATTTTGTTAGATTTGTAGTTAAAATCATCTAACATTTTGAAAACAACATTAACAGAAGAAAATTATCTGAAAGCTTTGTTTCATTTGGTTGATAATGAAGGTAAAGTAACAATTAACGAACTCAGCAAATTTCTAAATGTAAAAATGCCAAGCGTTAATAATATGATGAAGAAATTTGCAGAAAAGAGCTGGGTAATTTATGAGACCTACAAACCCCTTCGTGTCACTGATAAAGGAAAACGGGAGGCTGCTTTGGTGGTTCGCAAGCACAGGCTTACAGAAATGTTCCTGGTAAAAAAGATGAACTTCGGCTGGGAAAATGTTCATGAAATTGCAGAACAGCTGGAGCATGTACATTCTCAGGTCTTTTTTGATAAAATGGATGAAATTTTAGATTATCCAAAATTCGATCCTCATGGAGAACCTATTCCTGATAAAGATGGCAATATCATCGCTCAGGATTTGCAGAAATTAAGCAATTGTGAAGTTGGTGAAACTGTAATTTTTGCTTCTGTCACCTTATCTGATGATGCTTTTTTAAGTTATCTTACAGAAAGAAAGTTACTGCTGAATACCAGAATTAAGATCATAAAAATCGAAAACTTTGACAAATCTGTCACTATAGAAATTGAAGGAAAGAGAGAGGTCCTTAGTAAAAAAGCAACCGAGAAAATATTAGTCAAAAAATAAAATAAAAAAGGTGGTTTTGAGAGCTTCAGCCACCTTTTTTGTTCTTAAGTTCCAACTTAAAAAGGAACAATAAGTTTCAACGACACATTTCTTCCCATATTATAAATATTTCCCAAATACTTTAGTCTGCTAAGATGTGATTGATAAGCACGATCGAACACATTATTCACCTGAAGCAATAGGACTGCAGAATGGTTTTCAGAATAGTTCATGTTAACAGAGATCCCTATATTAAATAAAGTATAATCTTTTGTTGCCGTTTCTGTATCATTCAAACCCAAATATCTGTTTTGTGCTGCTGAAAATTCCACGTCCGCTGTAGGAGTCATGGATGAAAAGACTTTTGATCGGGTAGCTATTTTCTGTGATATGCTACTGGATAGTTTTAGCGGAGAAATCAAAGGAAGATGCTCTCCGTTATTTCCTTTACTTTTAAACATCTTATCACGGTTAAATCCATAAATAAGAGACAGGCTGGTTTCAAAGTTAAATCCTTTCCATTTTTCCGGATGTAGTGATAGCCATGCTTCCATACCATAAAGTTGAGCAGAGGCCTGCTGATACTGATAGGTCTTATTTCCCTGAGCGTCGACAAGAGGATTTCCTTGTCCATCTACTAGTAATGAAAGATAGATATAATTCTGAATATGATTATTAAACCAGCTTACATCTGCTGAGAAATCTTTGAAACGTGTACTTACCCCCAGATCTTCCTGCAATGAGAATTCAGGATTGAAATCCCTGTTTCCTTTATAGATAATATGAGCTCCCGGATCCAGTCCATTGGAACCAATCTCCGTAATATTTGGTGCCCTGTAGCTTCTTCCAATATTAGCTTTAAGACTGATCTGTTTTGTTAATTGAAAAGCAGATCCTATGCTAGCTGATACCCCGCCAAAAGTTTTGCTGTATGATGGAAATCTCAATTCAGCATGAGAAGATACCTGAGTAGCCTGTTCTTCAAACTGGGTTACCGGATTGGTCTGTACATAGAAATTATTCCACCTGACATTTCGGATGTCATAACGGGCACCACCACTGATGTTCAATCTCTTATATTTCCATTTGGCATAAGCGTAGACACCACCTTCACTTAAGTCATAATCAGGAATAGGAAAATCCGTGGCAGATTTGTTTTTATTATTTTGCATCATTCCGTTAACACCTGCAGAAATTTCAAAAGAAGAAAACTTGGGAAAATTATAGCGGACTCCATAATTTAAAGTATTAAGCTGAACATACATTCCCGGCTGGGAAGGTAAAGTCGGGTGATTATATTCCCTACGGATATTTTTCTGCAAAGCAAGCTGAACATCCAGGTCTCCTTTTCCAATTTGTTGAGTATGCTGCGCATAAAGTCGGTAATGCTGAATTCTCTGATGTAAAGGTGAAAGAGCATATGAATTGAGTTCTCTCTCTGAAACAATGGGTCTTTTTTCTACATCATCATCTTCACCCTCTCCCACCTGATATGTAAATTTTCCGGTCTTAGCGTCACGACTACCATCTGGTATCCCCTGAAGATTATCATATAGTGTAAAATTAAGTTTCGAAAAGCTGGTTCTTGTTTTACGTCCTAATAGAAAGGAAAAGTTCTTTTCCTCAAAATTGGTATTATATACTCTCCCATCCATAGAATTTCTATAGTTTTTTGCCATTCTATAAGAAGCATTTAATGAGGCTATGAAAGAATTCTTCTTATAATCAAATTGCATCCCATTTCCTATAAGACTATTATTACCCTGATACTCGCTGGTTATTTTTCCATGAATAATACCATCATCCTGAGTAGGAATATGAGGAAATAGGCTAACGACACCAGCCAGTGCATCAGAACCAAACATCAAACTGGCAGGTCCTTTTATCACTTCTGCACGCTCAACTATATAAGGAGCTACTTCTATACCGTGCTCATCTCCCCATTGCTGACCTTCTTGCCGTATTCCATCATAGAGTGTTAATACACGGTTATATCCCAGTCCTCTGATAAAAGGTTTGGAAATATTAGGTCCTGTCTCTACCACACTCAGACCCGGAGCTGATTTTACCAAAGAGCTGATAATATTAGTAGCTATCGTCTTTTCAATCTGTTTGGAAGAAATACTTATAATAGCAACTGGATTCTCTTTAATTAAAGTTTCTTTTGAAACTCCTGTTATCACTACTTCATCAATTTTATTACTGTCGCGGATCAATAAAATATTTGGAATCACGGTATGCTTTTTCTCTATGGAAACTTCCTGCTCCATATTTTCATATCCTTTAGCTTTAATTAAAAGTTTATAATTTCCCGGAACTATATTTTTAATCGTATAATTTCCGTTTTTATCGGTGGTTGTTTTTGTCTGTGTATCTTTTAATATTACTTCAGTATCTGAAGATCCTCCGTTTTCAAAAAATACTCTTCCCGTTGCTTCTCCATCCTGTGCTTTTACTGTGGAAATAATAAAAACACCTAATACTGACAGAATAAATCTAAAGTTCATATACATCATATTTAACCGTGATTAGTTTAAAACTTAGTTTCAACTTTAAAAGAAACCCTATTTTAATAAAAAGCAAAAGT is part of the Chryseobacterium paludis genome and encodes:
- a CDS encoding threonine aldolase family protein yields the protein MKFSFKNDYSEGCHPNILQALLQSNLEQEAGYGEDRYCLEAKELIREKIGRKDSEIYFVSGGTQANLIVISSILRPYQAAISAATGHILNNEAGAIEATGHKILSIDTEDGKLRPSDIIPVLEGHSNVPHQVMPKLVYISNSTELGTTYNRKELEDLSSFCKQNNLYLFMDGARLGHGLTAETSDLTLEKIAELTDIFYLGGTKNGALIGEAIVINNPVLNENFGFSIKQKGAMLAKGRLLGIQFLELMKNDLYFDLAKHANQQAMKIKNALQERGASFLSDSYTNQIFPVLNNDLIEILAEKFEFYVWKKIDDQSSAIRLITSWNTSDKGVDDFIETIKNN
- a CDS encoding metal-dependent transcriptional regulator, with the protein product MKTTLTEENYLKALFHLVDNEGKVTINELSKFLNVKMPSVNNMMKKFAEKSWVIYETYKPLRVTDKGKREAALVVRKHRLTEMFLVKKMNFGWENVHEIAEQLEHVHSQVFFDKMDEILDYPKFDPHGEPIPDKDGNIIAQDLQKLSNCEVGETVIFASVTLSDDAFLSYLTERKLLLNTRIKIIKIENFDKSVTIEIEGKREVLSKKATEKILVKK
- a CDS encoding TonB-dependent receptor, producing the protein MNFRFILSVLGVFIISTVKAQDGEATGRVFFENGGSSDTEVILKDTQTKTTTDKNGNYTIKNIVPGNYKLLIKAKGYENMEQEVSIEKKHTVIPNILLIRDSNKIDEVVITGVSKETLIKENPVAIISISSKQIEKTIATNIISSLVKSAPGLSVVETGPNISKPFIRGLGYNRVLTLYDGIRQEGQQWGDEHGIEVAPYIVERAEVIKGPASLMFGSDALAGVVSLFPHIPTQDDGIIHGKITSEYQGNNSLIGNGMQFDYKKNSFIASLNASYRMAKNYRNSMDGRVYNTNFEEKNFSFLLGRKTRTSFSKLNFTLYDNLQGIPDGSRDAKTGKFTYQVGEGEDDDVEKRPIVSERELNSYALSPLHQRIQHYRLYAQHTQQIGKGDLDVQLALQKNIRREYNHPTLPSQPGMYVQLNTLNYGVRYNFPKFSSFEISAGVNGMMQNNKNKSATDFPIPDYDLSEGGVYAYAKWKYKRLNISGGARYDIRNVRWNNFYVQTNPVTQFEEQATQVSSHAELRFPSYSKTFGGVSASIGSAFQLTKQISLKANIGRSYRAPNITEIGSNGLDPGAHIIYKGNRDFNPEFSLQEDLGVSTRFKDFSADVSWFNNHIQNYIYLSLLVDGQGNPLVDAQGNKTYQYQQASAQLYGMEAWLSLHPEKWKGFNFETSLSLIYGFNRDKMFKSKGNNGEHLPLISPLKLSSSISQKIATRSKVFSSMTPTADVEFSAAQNRYLGLNDTETATKDYTLFNIGISVNMNYSENHSAVLLLQVNNVFDRAYQSHLSRLKYLGNIYNMGRNVSLKLIVPF